A single Clostridium sp. AN503 DNA region contains:
- a CDS encoding class I adenylate-forming enzyme family protein → MLITDYLEKNAETWPEDGALVELNYLVKTKNPLEWRQQSWNKAELLEPFRREITWEVFNEKANRIANFLISRGVGKGDHVALIMKNCLEWMPLYFGILKTGAVAVMLSYRFQGEMILNCVELADVNVFLFGPEIVDRIEEIKERLFDRRMGFFIGVNCPAYSHVPCPEYVENIILESDNCSSRNPAVDIQESDPAAVYFSSGTTGDPKAVLLSHASLVFSAQVEQAHHYQTKDDCFLCIPPFYHEGATIHWFGSLITGSRAVLLKGIKPDMILEAVSREKCTIAWLLVPWAQDILDALDRQSIRLADYPNMKQWRLMHIGAQPVPIATIRRWKEYFPEQQYETSYGLSESGGPGCVHTGIGNECEAGAIGIPGYGWECRVVDSERREVPVNTTGELAVRGPGVMMRYYKNPEATREVLTEDGWLYTGDMVVKKDDGQLYIVDRKKDVIISGGENIYPVPIEDFIHNFEPVRDVAIIGFPRDRLGEVPGAIIQLKEGYSCTKEDVRAYCGQLPRYERPVQIFFGDVPRGSTGKIKKQELRRKYGVENTVCSTQQGDGRMKL, encoded by the coding sequence ATGTTGATTACAGATTACTTGGAAAAAAATGCAGAAACCTGGCCGGAGGATGGTGCGCTTGTTGAACTGAACTATCTGGTAAAGACAAAAAATCCGCTGGAATGGAGGCAGCAGTCCTGGAATAAAGCAGAACTCCTGGAACCATTCCGGCGTGAGATCACATGGGAGGTTTTCAATGAAAAAGCGAACCGGATTGCCAATTTCCTGATCTCAAGAGGTGTTGGAAAAGGGGATCATGTGGCGCTGATCATGAAAAATTGTCTGGAGTGGATGCCTCTCTACTTTGGTATTTTAAAAACGGGCGCTGTGGCGGTGATGCTGAGCTACCGGTTTCAGGGGGAGATGATCCTGAATTGTGTGGAGCTGGCTGACGTCAATGTGTTCCTCTTCGGACCGGAGATCGTGGATCGGATAGAGGAGATCAAGGAGCGCTTGTTCGACAGGCGCATGGGATTTTTTATCGGGGTTAATTGTCCGGCATACTCCCATGTTCCCTGTCCGGAGTACGTGGAAAATATTATTTTGGAATCGGACAACTGCTCCAGCAGGAATCCTGCCGTGGATATTCAGGAATCCGATCCGGCGGCCGTTTATTTTTCATCTGGAACCACTGGAGATCCAAAAGCCGTTTTACTGAGCCATGCTTCTCTTGTATTCTCAGCACAGGTAGAACAGGCGCATCACTATCAGACCAAAGACGACTGCTTTTTGTGTATTCCTCCATTTTACCATGAGGGCGCTACCATACACTGGTTTGGGAGCCTGATCACAGGGAGCAGGGCGGTTCTCTTAAAGGGGATCAAGCCAGATATGATCCTGGAGGCGGTAAGCCGGGAAAAATGTACGATTGCGTGGCTTTTGGTACCATGGGCCCAGGATATTTTAGATGCCCTGGACAGGCAGAGCATCCGGTTAGCGGACTATCCCAATATGAAGCAGTGGAGGCTGATGCATATCGGCGCGCAGCCGGTTCCTATCGCAACAATCCGGCGATGGAAGGAGTATTTCCCGGAACAGCAATATGAGACCAGCTACGGGCTTTCTGAATCCGGAGGTCCCGGCTGCGTACATACAGGCATAGGAAACGAATGCGAAGCCGGTGCGATCGGGATACCCGGTTATGGCTGGGAATGCAGGGTCGTGGATAGTGAACGCCGGGAGGTGCCCGTGAATACCACAGGAGAGCTTGCCGTGAGAGGTCCTGGCGTGATGATGCGGTATTATAAGAATCCTGAGGCGACCAGAGAAGTCCTGACGGAAGACGGATGGCTGTACACCGGCGATATGGTTGTGAAGAAGGACGATGGTCAGCTCTACATTGTGGATCGGAAAAAAGATGTGATCATTTCCGGCGGAGAAAACATCTATCCTGTGCCGATCGAGGATTTCATCCATAATTTTGAACCGGTCAGGGATGTGGCTATTATTGGATTTCCCCGTGACCGGCTCGGGGAGGTTCCTGGTGCGATTATCCAGTTAAAGGAAGGATACAGCTGCACAAAAGAAGATGTGCGCGCATACTGCGGGCAGCTCCCACGATATGAACGTCCTGTTCAGATTTTCTTTGGAGATGTGCCAAGAGGCTCTACCGGAAAGATAAAAAAGCAGGAGCTTCGCAGGAAATATGGTGTCGAAAACACCGTATGCTCCACACAGCAGGGCGATGGAAGGATGAAGTTATGA
- a CDS encoding MFS transporter, whose amino-acid sequence MKIKNRWGYVALGILILIFSGMVYAWSVMSAPIASEFSQWTKGELSLTFTITMSGFCIGGFWGGLVSERLKAGIRIGIAAILFLLALFLSAGTKSLWQLYIGFGILGGFASGLSYNAVIGTVLKWFPDRQGTVSGLLLMGFGIGSFLIGKVYAAVLSAGMADWRQLFRLFGIIVFVVLVMAGTFIRQPEKDFVAPVASAGKGASEKTQTRDIKTMAMLKTSSFWFYAVWTILLGSSALALIAQAGGIVLEVAPGSSANTIATAVGMISVFNGAGRVLFGGLFDKLGYRKNMLLNNAMYLISVLVTILGLKTGSFPILIVSFICFGLSYGGVTPTNSAFILSFYGSRYYPVNFSIINMNLILSSFGGTLAGMIYDRQGTYLSIFVIMIVAVLLGTICTLLIRRPE is encoded by the coding sequence ATGAAGATAAAAAACAGATGGGGCTATGTCGCTCTTGGAATTTTAATTCTGATTTTTTCCGGAATGGTTTATGCCTGGAGTGTAATGTCAGCCCCCATTGCGTCTGAATTCAGCCAATGGACCAAAGGAGAGCTGTCCTTGACCTTTACAATTACTATGAGCGGTTTTTGTATCGGGGGATTTTGGGGCGGTCTTGTCTCAGAACGGCTGAAGGCAGGCATACGCATAGGGATTGCAGCGATCTTGTTCCTGCTGGCCTTGTTCCTGTCGGCTGGAACAAAAAGCCTGTGGCAGCTTTATATCGGCTTTGGTATTCTGGGAGGCTTTGCCTCCGGGCTTTCCTATAACGCAGTGATCGGAACGGTACTTAAATGGTTTCCGGACCGACAGGGTACTGTTTCCGGTCTTTTGCTGATGGGGTTTGGAATCGGCAGCTTTCTGATCGGAAAAGTGTATGCGGCAGTCTTATCGGCAGGAATGGCTGATTGGAGACAGCTCTTCCGGCTGTTTGGAATCATTGTTTTTGTGGTACTGGTCATGGCGGGAACTTTTATCCGGCAGCCGGAAAAAGATTTTGTGGCCCCAGTCGCTTCGGCTGGGAAAGGGGCGTCAGAAAAGACGCAGACGAGAGACATAAAAACCATGGCTATGCTGAAAACCTCTTCCTTTTGGTTCTACGCTGTCTGGACAATCCTTCTGGGTTCCTCAGCGCTGGCTTTGATCGCACAGGCGGGCGGCATTGTGCTGGAGGTAGCGCCGGGGAGTTCTGCCAATACCATTGCGACAGCAGTGGGAATGATCTCTGTTTTTAATGGAGCGGGAAGGGTTTTATTTGGCGGACTGTTTGACAAACTGGGCTATCGGAAGAATATGCTTTTGAATAACGCCATGTATCTTATCTCGGTTTTGGTTACGATTCTGGGGCTGAAGACAGGAAGCTTCCCGATTTTAATTGTGAGTTTTATCTGTTTTGGCTTATCTTACGGAGGCGTGACCCCGACAAATTCCGCTTTTATTCTCTCGTTTTATGGAAGCAGATATTATCCGGTGAATTTTTCGATCATCAATATGAATTTGATCCTGTCTTCCTTTGGGGGAACATTGGCTGGCATGATCTATGACAGGCAAGGCACATATCTGAGTATTTTTGTCATTATGATCGTTGCGGTTCTGCTGGGAACCATATGCACGCTTTTGATCCGGAGACCGGAATAG